From Chelatococcus sp. YT9, a single genomic window includes:
- a CDS encoding ABC transporter ATP-binding protein, whose translation MAYVEINNVRKSFGSFEALRDVSLKIEQGSFVSLLGPSGCGKTTLLRILAGLEALSAGSISIGGRFVTNIPPEQRNLAMMFQSYALFPHLTVRENVRFPLRVRKRGTRDEQDKKVKNALSLVQLDHLAERWPSQLSGGQQQRVALARAIVSDPDVLLLDEPLSNLDSRLREDMQVELIQLHQRIGVTTIFVTHDQEEALSLSNHVVLMRDGQIEQIGSPNEIYRQPQTKFASSFLGSANLIPVDLHRNAGRVWAHIEGAGRLPVDVDGSADSGTIALRQEECELRGVGGGSEALPGRVETRVFLGSRIRYVVKVGEHRFKCLAPGDSAFVPGDEVEIFVSMPIKVVV comes from the coding sequence ATGGCCTATGTCGAAATCAACAACGTCCGCAAGTCGTTCGGCAGTTTTGAAGCCCTGCGCGACGTCTCGCTCAAGATTGAGCAGGGCTCATTCGTCAGCCTGCTGGGACCGAGCGGTTGCGGCAAAACGACGTTGCTCCGCATCCTCGCAGGCCTTGAGGCCCTGAGCGCGGGCTCGATCTCGATCGGCGGCCGGTTTGTTACGAACATTCCGCCCGAGCAGCGCAATCTGGCGATGATGTTCCAGTCCTACGCACTGTTCCCGCACCTGACTGTCAGGGAAAACGTTCGCTTCCCCTTGCGCGTGCGTAAGCGCGGTACCCGCGACGAGCAGGACAAAAAGGTCAAGAACGCGTTGTCGCTGGTCCAGCTCGATCATCTGGCCGAAAGGTGGCCTTCGCAGCTTTCCGGCGGCCAGCAGCAGCGGGTGGCGCTCGCCCGCGCCATCGTTTCCGATCCGGACGTGCTGTTGCTCGACGAGCCCCTGTCAAATTTGGACTCCCGCCTCCGCGAGGACATGCAGGTGGAACTCATCCAGCTGCATCAGCGCATCGGCGTGACGACTATATTCGTAACGCACGATCAAGAAGAGGCGCTGAGCCTGTCCAACCATGTCGTGCTCATGCGCGACGGTCAGATCGAGCAGATTGGATCGCCTAACGAAATTTATAGGCAGCCACAAACAAAGTTTGCGTCATCCTTCCTCGGCTCGGCCAACCTGATCCCAGTCGACTTGCATCGCAACGCTGGACGCGTTTGGGCACACATCGAGGGAGCTGGCAGGCTGCCGGTCGATGTCGACGGTTCGGCGGACAGCGGCACGATAGCGTTGCGGCAGGAGGAATGCGAGCTTCGGGGCGTGGGCGGCGGAAGCGAAGCCTTACCCGGTCGCGTGGAGACACGCGTGTTCCTAGGCTCGCGCATCCGCTATGTGGTTAAAGTCGGAGAACACCGCTTTAAGTGCTTGGCGCCTGGTGATTCAGCTTTTGTTCCAGGAGACGAAGTGGAGATCTTCGTTTCCATGCCCATAAAGGTTGTCGTTTGA
- a CDS encoding ABC transporter permease codes for MVKSTPAFVSAAAIVFVVAVLILLFAPLIIVIAVSVNPGQFVIFPPQGFGLRWYGAVLSSEAFRDATIISLQLAVAVTLTATLAGASAAIAIHRRQLPGGQLFGLLFLSPLILPTIVFALGMLMAWSAVFGQASFAALWIAHSVIAIPYVLRTTLAVLSELNPHLEEAARTMGAGALQRLWLVVVPQIMPGIAAGAFFAFNISFDEAVLSLFLRTPDLTTLPIQIYNQLEYNTDPTVAAASALMILVTVALIALTDRLVGLQRFAST; via the coding sequence GTGGTTAAGTCGACTCCGGCTTTCGTTTCTGCGGCGGCAATCGTCTTCGTCGTGGCGGTGCTGATCCTACTTTTCGCCCCACTGATCATCGTCATCGCGGTGTCGGTCAATCCAGGACAGTTCGTCATTTTCCCGCCGCAGGGCTTCGGTCTGCGCTGGTATGGGGCCGTATTGTCGTCCGAGGCATTTCGCGACGCCACGATCATCAGCCTGCAACTGGCGGTCGCCGTCACACTGACGGCTACCCTGGCCGGGGCCTCGGCCGCCATCGCCATTCATCGGCGGCAATTGCCGGGTGGCCAGCTCTTCGGGCTGTTGTTCCTCTCACCCCTGATACTTCCCACCATCGTTTTCGCGCTCGGCATGCTCATGGCGTGGAGTGCGGTGTTCGGACAGGCGTCGTTTGCGGCGCTGTGGATTGCCCATTCGGTGATTGCCATCCCCTACGTGCTTCGTACAACGCTCGCGGTCCTTTCGGAACTGAACCCGCATCTCGAGGAAGCCGCGCGCACGATGGGGGCCGGGGCGCTGCAGCGTCTGTGGCTGGTCGTGGTGCCGCAGATCATGCCAGGCATCGCCGCCGGCGCATTCTTCGCTTTCAACATCTCTTTCGACGAGGCGGTCCTCTCCCTGTTCCTGCGGACTCCCGATCTGACGACGCTACCCATCCAGATATACAACCAGCTCGAATACAACACCGACCCCACAGTTGCCGCCGCCTCCGCGCTCATGATCCTGGTGACGGTCGCGCTTATCGCATTGACGGACCGGCTGGTCGGGCTACAGCGATTTGCGAGCACGTAA
- a CDS encoding ABC transporter permease, translated as MQPRSQLENLALIVPATVLLVAGFALPIAQVLLLSIRNAGGELSSEQFVRFLTDPFYLSIAWRTIRVSALTTICCVLIGFPLAYLMSRASAGIRFWLTISVMLPLMTGVVVRTYGWIILLGRGGVIPDLLWSAGLTGRNFTIIHTETAIVVGMVQVLLPFMTLSILGVMLKLDKKLEEAARTLGAGFFKCIATVVMPLSIPGVIAGSLLVFALSASSFITPALLGGVRLPVVATSIFESATKTFEWQFAAAQSVILLAGVLLLLVPTLYLGRRNARG; from the coding sequence ATGCAACCGCGTTCACAACTGGAAAATCTGGCACTCATCGTTCCCGCCACGGTGTTGCTGGTGGCCGGGTTCGCCCTACCCATAGCGCAGGTGCTGCTGCTCAGCATTCGCAACGCCGGGGGTGAGCTGTCGAGCGAACAATTCGTCCGCTTCTTGACCGATCCGTTCTACCTAAGCATCGCCTGGCGCACGATACGCGTGTCAGCGCTGACGACCATCTGCTGCGTGCTGATCGGATTTCCGCTCGCCTACCTGATGTCTCGAGCGTCGGCGGGAATTCGTTTCTGGCTAACCATTTCGGTGATGCTGCCGCTCATGACCGGCGTCGTGGTGCGCACATACGGCTGGATCATCCTGCTGGGGCGCGGAGGGGTGATTCCAGACCTGCTCTGGTCGGCGGGACTGACTGGGCGCAACTTCACGATCATTCACACCGAAACCGCCATCGTCGTCGGCATGGTCCAGGTGCTGTTGCCCTTCATGACGCTGTCGATACTCGGCGTAATGCTCAAGCTCGACAAGAAGCTGGAGGAAGCGGCGCGCACGCTCGGAGCCGGATTTTTCAAATGCATTGCAACGGTGGTAATGCCGCTTTCGATCCCGGGCGTCATCGCCGGTTCGCTGTTGGTCTTCGCCCTGTCGGCTAGTTCCTTCATCACGCCTGCGCTGCTCGGGGGCGTACGGCTTCCTGTGGTTGCAACCTCCATTTTTGAATCGGCGACCAAGACATTCGAATGGCAGTTTGCTGCCGCGCAATCCGTCATCTTGCTTGCGGGCGTCCTGCTACTTCTCGTTCCTACGCTGTACCTAGGCAGGAGAAACGCGCGTGGTTAA
- a CDS encoding ABC transporter substrate-binding protein gives MIKRHRKLSSALLGLGAVTLSVLAAFPAFARDKLVVTSFGGDYEKIHRKLVIEPFSKKYDVDVQVVTIFAADALAQLRAQKASPQFDVVHLTAGLEAIAAEEGLLSPIRQEELSNAKDLYPFATTGLDRGEGPVISVSAMGLVYNREQVSPPPNKWKDLWDDRFRDRIIVVDMANGYGLLAFLMYNRIFGGDLTDVTPGMTAVKNLLDRATVLFSPNELMQNFAQGNTWLAAFGQDYAYVMRKAGLPVSFVFGEEGIPASYFTASVVANRPNQDLAKKFIDMELSAEVQKGWAEEMRYSPSNRTTKLEGPAAEEVVYGEAAVAKLIRVDPLTVASNLPGWKERWMKLIGK, from the coding sequence ATGATCAAGCGCCATCGAAAACTTTCATCTGCCTTACTCGGACTGGGTGCGGTTACGCTGTCGGTTCTTGCAGCATTTCCGGCATTCGCGAGAGACAAGCTCGTCGTCACCTCCTTCGGTGGCGACTACGAGAAAATCCATCGTAAACTCGTCATTGAGCCGTTCTCGAAGAAGTATGACGTCGATGTGCAAGTCGTCACCATCTTCGCGGCAGACGCGCTGGCGCAGTTGCGGGCGCAGAAAGCCTCGCCACAATTCGATGTCGTACACCTGACCGCTGGACTAGAGGCGATCGCCGCCGAGGAAGGGCTGCTGTCGCCGATTCGGCAGGAGGAACTCTCGAACGCGAAGGATCTATATCCGTTCGCCACAACCGGTCTCGACCGCGGCGAAGGCCCGGTGATCTCGGTGTCGGCGATGGGACTGGTCTATAATCGCGAGCAGGTGTCGCCGCCGCCGAACAAATGGAAGGATCTGTGGGACGACCGCTTCCGCGACCGGATCATCGTGGTCGACATGGCCAATGGCTACGGCCTGCTGGCGTTCCTAATGTACAATCGCATATTCGGCGGCGACCTGACCGATGTCACGCCGGGCATGACGGCGGTGAAGAACCTGCTGGACCGCGCCACCGTGTTGTTCTCGCCCAATGAACTGATGCAGAACTTCGCGCAGGGCAATACCTGGCTGGCCGCCTTTGGCCAGGACTACGCTTATGTGATGCGCAAGGCTGGCCTGCCCGTTTCCTTCGTCTTTGGCGAAGAAGGCATTCCGGCCTCCTACTTCACGGCGAGCGTCGTGGCCAACCGTCCGAACCAGGATCTGGCCAAGAAGTTCATCGATATGGAGCTTTCCGCTGAGGTTCAGAAGGGCTGGGCCGAGGAGATGCGCTACTCCCCCAGCAACAGGACCACAAAACTCGAAGGACCGGCCGCAGAGGAAGTCGTCTACGGCGAGGCCGCTGTGGCGAAATTGATCCGCGTCGACCCTCTGACCGTCGCCTCTAATCTTCCGGGCTGGAAGGAACGCTGGATGAAGCTCATCGGAAAATAG